Proteins from a single region of Bacteroidota bacterium:
- a CDS encoding pyruvate dehydrogenase complex E1 component subunit beta produces the protein MREIRMREALREAMSEEMRKDSNIFLMGEEVAEYNGAYKVSQGMLEEFGEKRIIDTPIAELGFAGIGVGAAMNGLRPIIEFMTFNFALLPIDQIVNSAAKTLAMSAGQFNCPIVFRGPSGSAGQLGAQHSQMFENWYANVPGLKVISPSNPYDAKGLLKSAIIDNDPVIFMESEMMYSDMGFVPEEEYYIPIGKAEVKREGTDVTIVSFNKMMKVALKAAEELEKENISAEVIDLRTIRPLDMATIVASVKKTNRVVVVDESWPFGSIASEIGFQLQKDAFDYLDAPVRRVNGADTSMHYAGNLVNAYLPDATKVVKVVKEVLYR, from the coding sequence ATGCGAGAAATACGAATGCGTGAGGCTTTACGTGAGGCCATGAGCGAAGAAATGCGCAAAGACAGCAACATCTTTTTGATGGGTGAAGAAGTAGCAGAATACAATGGTGCCTACAAGGTAAGCCAGGGTATGCTGGAGGAGTTTGGCGAAAAACGTATAATCGACACACCCATTGCCGAACTTGGATTTGCCGGCATCGGTGTAGGCGCTGCAATGAACGGGTTACGACCTATTATCGAGTTTATGACCTTCAATTTTGCCTTGTTACCTATCGACCAAATTGTGAACTCTGCCGCTAAAACACTGGCTATGAGCGCGGGACAGTTTAATTGCCCTATTGTATTTCGTGGCCCATCCGGTTCTGCAGGTCAGCTTGGAGCGCAACATTCACAAATGTTTGAAAACTGGTATGCCAATGTTCCGGGATTGAAAGTTATTTCTCCTTCTAACCCTTATGATGCAAAAGGTTTATTAAAATCGGCCATTATCGATAACGACCCGGTTATTTTTATGGAAAGTGAGATGATGTATAGCGATATGGGATTTGTTCCTGAAGAAGAATATTACATTCCGATTGGTAAGGCAGAAGTGAAACGTGAAGGAACAGATGTTACCATTGTATCATTCAATAAAATGATGAAAGTAGCTTTAAAAGCTGCAGAAGAATTAGAAAAAGAAAATATCAGCGCCGAAGTAATTGATTTGCGCACCATTCGTCCGCTCGATATGGCAACCATAGTAGCCTCCGTTAAAAAAACCAACCGCGTGGTTGTAGTTGATGAAAGTTGGCCATTTGGCAGTATTGCTTCCGAAATCGGCTTCCAGTTACAAAAAGATGCCTTCGACTATTTAGATGCACCCGTTCGCCGCGTAAACGGAGCCGACACCAGCATGCATTATGCAGGCAACCTGGTTAACGCCTATTTACCCGATGCAACCAAGGTGGTTAAGGTGGTGAAGGAAGTGTTGTACCGCTAA
- a CDS encoding trypsin-like peptidase domain-containing protein, with protein MKVKMILLTSVIAIISTMATLVMYEKFLSDDDSRFGLANPYQFTSANFPVAPSGMAPVDFTYAAALTTPSVVHVKTVFKNTSYSSTDDVFRQFFGDDFSYGDPNGQASGSGVIVDADGYIVTNYHVIKNADAIQVVFYDKHTAEAELVATDPSTDIAVLKVDMKNLPNVKYGDSDSVRVGDWVMAVGNPFDLASTVTAGIVSAKGRKIDILGENASTPVESFIQTDAAVNPGNSGGALVNLKGELIGINTAIATPTGTFAGYSFAVPVNIVKKVVADLKKYGIVQRAYLGVEVDVTKEDVGGVYVSNVVAGSGAKDAGIEIGDIVTHINNAPINSFPELQEQLSKYGPGEKVNVSVLRNKERKNIVVLLKNQKGNTEIVKKEVNDIVKSLGVETEDVTGREAEYYNVDGGVKVTAIKNGKIYQQTRIKEGFIITAVDDKKIVNYNDLAKILSDKGGQNVIIEGFYPSYPNKLYNYGLSL; from the coding sequence ATGAAAGTAAAAATGATTCTTTTAACATCGGTGATTGCCATAATAAGCACAATGGCAACCCTGGTTATGTATGAAAAGTTTTTAAGTGATGATGATTCGCGTTTCGGATTGGCAAACCCGTATCAGTTTACCAGCGCAAATTTTCCGGTAGCACCAAGTGGTATGGCGCCGGTAGATTTTACTTATGCTGCAGCACTTACCACACCATCTGTTGTGCACGTAAAAACTGTTTTCAAAAATACATCGTATAGTAGTACAGATGATGTATTTCGTCAATTTTTTGGCGACGATTTTTCCTACGGCGATCCAAATGGTCAGGCCTCAGGTTCAGGTGTAATTGTTGATGCCGATGGATATATTGTCACGAATTATCACGTAATTAAAAATGCAGATGCCATTCAGGTGGTATTTTATGATAAACATACTGCAGAAGCAGAATTAGTAGCAACAGATCCGTCAACAGATATTGCAGTTTTAAAAGTGGACATGAAAAATTTACCGAATGTAAAATATGGTGATTCCGATTCAGTTCGTGTTGGCGATTGGGTAATGGCGGTTGGAAATCCTTTTGATCTTGCATCAACTGTTACAGCAGGTATTGTGAGTGCAAAAGGCAGAAAAATTGATATTCTTGGCGAAAATGCTTCTACTCCGGTTGAATCATTTATTCAGACAGATGCTGCCGTAAATCCCGGTAACAGCGGTGGTGCATTGGTAAATTTAAAAGGTGAATTAATTGGAATTAATACCGCTATTGCAACACCTACCGGAACATTTGCAGGATATTCATTTGCCGTGCCTGTTAATATTGTTAAAAAAGTAGTTGCCGACTTAAAAAAATACGGAATTGTACAACGCGCATACTTAGGCGTAGAAGTTGACGTTACTAAAGAAGATGTTGGTGGTGTTTATGTAAGTAATGTTGTTGCAGGCTCAGGTGCAAAAGATGCAGGAATAGAAATTGGGGATATTGTTACACATATTAATAACGCTCCAATTAATTCATTTCCCGAATTACAGGAACAATTAAGTAAATACGGACCGGGTGAAAAAGTTAATGTTAGTGTTTTACGGAACAAAGAGCGAAAAAATATTGTTGTGTTATTAAAGAACCAAAAAGGTAACACCGAAATTGTAAAAAAAGAAGTTAATGATATTGTAAAAAGTTTAGGTGTTGAAACTGAGGATGTTACAGGAAGAGAAGCTGAATATTATAATGTTGATGGCGGCGTAAAAGTAACCGCAATTAAAAATGGAAAAATATATCAGCAGACAAGAATTAAAGAAGGATTTATAATTACAGCAGTTGATGATAAAAAAATTGTAAATTATAATGATTTGGCAAAGATTTTGAGTGATAAAGGTGGACAGAATGTAATAATTGAAGGATTTTACCCGTCGTATCCGAACAAATTGTATAATTACGGGTTAAGTTTATAA
- a CDS encoding diaminopimelate epimerase, whose translation MPQKFSKYQGTGNDFILFDNRDGKIDHKNTQWIRQICDRRFGIGADGVMLLENEAGCDFRMVYFNSDGNESSMCGNGGRCIVNYARQLGIIRDIYTFLAIDGLHEAYVKNEIVYLKMQDVLAVSKTDDHYDLNTGSPHYVTEVDDVQAVDVKNTGASIRYSEAYAAKGTNVNFLDRKNNIFHIRTYERGVEDETLSCGTGVTAAGIVAGLLSEFADGQHAVSLETMGGKLQVQYEKNGNQFTNIWLIGPGTLVFNGEI comes from the coding sequence ATGCCACAAAAGTTTTCAAAATACCAGGGAACCGGAAACGACTTTATTTTATTTGATAATCGCGACGGTAAAATTGACCATAAAAATACGCAGTGGATTAGACAAATTTGCGACCGCCGTTTTGGTATTGGGGCAGATGGAGTGATGTTGCTTGAAAATGAAGCGGGCTGCGACTTTCGGATGGTTTATTTTAATTCAGATGGCAATGAAAGTTCGATGTGTGGTAATGGTGGCCGATGTATTGTAAATTATGCCAGACAATTAGGTATTATTCGCGATATATATACTTTTTTAGCAATTGATGGTTTGCATGAAGCGTATGTAAAAAATGAAATTGTGTATTTAAAAATGCAGGATGTTTTAGCTGTTTCCAAAACGGATGATCATTACGATTTAAATACCGGTTCACCACATTATGTTACTGAAGTGGATGATGTGCAGGCAGTGGATGTAAAAAATACCGGTGCTTCAATCAGATACAGTGAGGCATACGCGGCAAAAGGGACCAATGTCAATTTTCTGGACCGAAAAAATAATATTTTTCATATTCGCACTTATGAGCGTGGTGTTGAAGATGAAACCCTGAGTTGCGGCACGGGTGTTACTGCAGCGGGTATTGTAGCCGGGTTGTTATCCGAATTTGCCGACGGGCAGCATGCAGTATCGCTGGAAACCATGGGTGGAAAACTGCAGGTGCAATATGAAAAAAACGGCAACCAATTTACCAATATCTGGCTAATAGGTCCGGGCACATTGGTTTTTAATGGGGAGATATAA
- a CDS encoding magnesium transporter CorA family protein, with product MIKYYKKSNNTIVEIDRPEPDCWINVYPPFDHKRLATLSDAIDIPIDYLLDSIDINERSRFEQDDNVKLIVINTPIENDMENSIDNDAFYITIPIGIILTQDYNIIISSAQNKVIDWFFSIAIKHLSPSEKEMIVMKIFEKNVFYFIQYLAEMNKRRYLIEKELMHSSRNTELAKLLNIQKSLVYFVTDLRANELLMMKIQRTNFLGIKTDEEKNDYLSDIIIDSSQALEMATVYTNILNGTMDAFGSIISNNLNAVMKRLTSITIILMVPTLIASFYGMNFKNLPLENSNNGFFIIMFLSIFVSLVLYLLFRKIRWF from the coding sequence ATGATCAAATATTACAAAAAATCGAATAACACCATTGTAGAAATTGACAGGCCTGAACCAGACTGCTGGATAAACGTATACCCTCCCTTCGACCATAAACGACTTGCTACTTTAAGTGATGCCATTGATATTCCGATAGATTATTTATTGGATAGTATCGACATTAACGAACGTTCACGATTTGAGCAGGACGATAATGTGAAACTCATCGTAATCAATACACCTATTGAAAACGATATGGAAAATTCCATTGATAATGATGCATTTTATATCACCATTCCAATTGGCATTATTTTAACACAGGATTATAATATTATTATTTCATCGGCTCAAAATAAAGTAATCGACTGGTTTTTTTCCATTGCCATCAAACACCTTTCACCAAGTGAAAAGGAAATGATTGTGATGAAAATTTTCGAAAAAAATGTGTTTTATTTTATTCAATATTTGGCGGAGATGAATAAACGTCGCTACTTAATTGAAAAAGAACTCATGCATTCGAGCAGAAATACAGAGTTAGCGAAATTATTAAATATTCAGAAGTCGTTGGTTTACTTTGTAACCGACTTACGTGCAAACGAATTGCTGATGATGAAAATTCAGCGGACCAATTTCCTGGGTATTAAAACCGATGAAGAAAAAAATGATTATTTAAGCGATATTATTATTGACAGCAGCCAGGCCCTTGAAATGGCAACGGTTTACACCAATATCTTAAATGGTACTATGGATGCATTCGGTTCAATTATTTCCAATAATCTGAACGCGGTAATGAAACGTTTAACTTCTATTACCATCATTTTAATGGTTCCAACTTTAATTGCGAGTTTTTATGGTATGAACTTCAAAAATCTGCCATTAGAAAATTCCAATAACGGATTTTTTATTATTATGTTTCTTTCCATTTTTGTTTCGCTGGTATTGTATTTATTGTTTAGAAAAATTCGCTGGTTCTAA
- a CDS encoding T9SS type A sorting domain-containing protein, giving the protein MVLIIMTFDAAAQATQLGTQTVNGGYVSYPLSDLGIFRQARVQATSSALSGTRNWEFYEAPFDYDPAWRPYSAGLTLAGYNMNIFPTAGTAAALFNTGFGGSSGLMPTIANGYYYTFNITEYSTPGVPQNEYMGVVETSYNPVAISSVIQSPAAGVVYPENSVYVTVTTAAPPSAGEYIYVRYSTSVNFLTSTLLSVTMTGTTGTVEIPCQSVGTIIYYYAYSSNRSSAAILADVLATGQRAHDMSTLNINNNGGPNYTYTVAPSIGYCGDYYVPSACYPTIASFVTALNGGTVSCDVICHVASGHTETAPVGGINLTQTGTAANTITFIKDGAGANPIIYAPVGTISLGAGSTVVDGIFSLNGSDYITIDGFDLIDNNASAPGTMEYGIALYKASASDGCSNNVIQNCTITLSKTNIAVGPTAFQTGSRGIFTANCTRTALGTTLTISTAGGRNDNNKFLGNNISNVFAGIILRGYNDPSPSTYFDQGNIVGELGAGNTITNYGGSSTNQGYGVYCIYQSGVDISYNTINNRLGGVSHTNTLYGIFHSANSGNTSSSITITHNDISLGQGANTSTIFAIRTGSSGQLAGTVNISDNIIHDCTFDAGASGLFYGIYQEFNCTSSNIDNNIIKNNALNTTGSNTYLIYDNSTTPTMSVSGNHLTNNTITAASAGNLNGYYYINTSASGTITVSNNVIDTLMVPSASSAYVMGIRVSNSTSQIKTISGNSISNIRAGSGTTVWTAGMYIDKMPTGSTVSNNTVNTISSTSNVIGINCADDNSINTSLNQVFTVSGNQVYNVSSTGTSAQMAGIAIYGLNAVTCSNNIVDNVTATGGSPTQLKGINFGGGTVGNNMNFNGNSISNITHNNLSGSSTVVGLYLFPNTVTTNIYGNHIYKLSGTTSDMIIAMYGTSGTGTHNIYNNFIQQLSAPNSSLTLAVNGIYVAAGGNTYNVYNNTIAIGQEGVISGGADFGVSGFYHGAGLLNLRNNIIYVNATSSGVGVSACVRKATPGTAGTPPVTTSISATTGNNFYYINIGAYNYVYVEGGSTATIKNGYAYGGATTSVPNNLNNDPCFNILTASDITSYKYFMSLGGGGSREVNSYYDIPHFAGGPVYPDNLKITVGASDYAESNAVALALVTTDYEGDIRQGVVGYAGTGTAPDIGADEGEFVVVTPDCLLLPIELTAFTGWNNGVANELHWTTETEINSDYFEIQRSANGIDFVTIGTSPAAGNSLLPLDYVFYDDAPLNGLQYYRLKMVDIDDTYDYSNIIAIRINDDSSEEIYVYPNPATDFITIEINTATADDMLMEILDVTGRKVMSNTASLQAGVTILQYNIQHLPKATYLIQFTNTVTGEVSGVQFVKY; this is encoded by the coding sequence ATGGTTTTAATCATCATGACATTTGATGCTGCTGCGCAAGCCACCCAATTGGGAACACAAACTGTGAATGGCGGTTATGTGTCGTACCCCCTCAGCGACCTCGGTATTTTCCGTCAGGCGCGTGTGCAGGCAACCAGCTCGGCCCTTAGTGGTACAAGGAACTGGGAGTTTTACGAAGCCCCGTTCGACTACGATCCTGCCTGGCGTCCTTATTCTGCCGGATTAACACTTGCAGGGTATAACATGAACATTTTCCCGACTGCCGGAACAGCAGCAGCCTTGTTCAACACCGGATTTGGTGGAAGTTCAGGACTGATGCCAACTATTGCAAACGGCTATTACTACACCTTCAATATCACAGAATACAGCACACCGGGTGTTCCCCAAAACGAATACATGGGCGTGGTGGAAACAAGTTATAATCCTGTTGCCATAAGTTCTGTTATTCAGTCACCCGCTGCCGGCGTTGTTTACCCTGAAAATAGTGTGTATGTAACTGTTACTACAGCAGCGCCACCTTCGGCAGGGGAATATATTTATGTCAGATATTCTACTTCGGTAAATTTCCTGACCTCAACCTTGCTTTCTGTAACCATGACAGGCACTACCGGAACGGTTGAAATTCCTTGTCAGTCCGTTGGAACAATCATTTATTATTACGCCTATTCGAGTAATCGTTCAAGTGCTGCAATTTTGGCAGATGTTCTTGCTACCGGTCAGCGAGCACATGATATGAGCACCCTCAATATCAATAATAACGGTGGACCAAACTATACTTATACCGTTGCACCAAGTATTGGATACTGCGGCGATTATTATGTGCCATCAGCTTGTTATCCAACAATTGCATCTTTTGTTACTGCATTAAATGGTGGAACAGTGAGTTGCGATGTAATTTGTCATGTGGCTTCCGGTCATACCGAAACTGCTCCTGTTGGCGGAATTAATTTAACACAAACAGGAACTGCTGCAAATACAATTACTTTTATTAAAGATGGCGCAGGTGCTAATCCCATAATTTATGCTCCGGTTGGAACAATATCATTAGGTGCCGGTTCCACTGTTGTGGATGGTATTTTTTCTTTAAATGGCAGCGATTATATTACGATTGATGGCTTCGATTTAATTGACAATAATGCAAGCGCTCCCGGAACAATGGAATATGGTATTGCTTTATACAAAGCTTCGGCTTCTGATGGTTGTTCTAATAATGTAATTCAAAATTGTACTATCACCTTATCTAAAACAAATATTGCTGTTGGCCCAACCGCTTTTCAAACAGGAAGTAGAGGCATATTTACAGCAAACTGTACTCGAACAGCTTTGGGTACAACATTAACTATTTCAACTGCAGGTGGAAGAAATGATAACAATAAATTTTTAGGCAATAACATCAGTAACGTATTTGCAGGAATTATTTTGCGCGGATATAATGACCCTTCACCATCAACATATTTTGATCAGGGAAATATTGTTGGTGAATTAGGTGCAGGAAATACCATTACCAATTACGGTGGTTCAAGTACTAATCAGGGATATGGCGTTTATTGCATTTATCAGAGTGGCGTTGATATTAGTTACAATACAATTAATAACCGACTTGGTGGTGTATCACATACCAATACCTTATACGGCATATTTCATTCAGCAAACTCGGGAAATACTTCTTCTTCAATTACAATAACGCATAACGATATCTCATTAGGTCAGGGTGCAAATACAAGCACCATTTTCGCAATCAGAACAGGCTCATCCGGACAACTTGCAGGCACAGTAAATATATCCGATAATATTATTCATGATTGTACTTTTGATGCCGGTGCAAGTGGTTTGTTTTATGGTATTTATCAGGAATTTAATTGCACCTCAAGTAATATCGACAATAATATCATAAAAAATAATGCACTTAATACTACAGGTTCAAATACATATTTAATTTACGATAATAGCACAACGCCAACCATGAGCGTGAGTGGTAATCATTTAACAAATAATACCATTACCGCAGCATCTGCAGGAAATTTAAATGGGTATTATTATATCAATACCAGTGCATCAGGAACCATTACGGTAAGTAATAACGTAATCGACACTTTAATGGTGCCTTCAGCAAGTTCTGCTTATGTTATGGGTATTCGGGTAAGTAATTCTACCAGTCAGATAAAAACAATTTCAGGAAATTCAATTTCAAATATCAGAGCCGGTTCCGGAACTACTGTGTGGACTGCCGGTATGTATATCGATAAAATGCCTACCGGTTCAACGGTGAGTAATAATACGGTAAATACCATCTCTTCAACTTCTAATGTTATTGGAATTAATTGTGCAGATGATAATTCAATTAATACTTCATTAAATCAGGTGTTTACTGTTTCCGGCAATCAGGTGTATAATGTTTCTTCAACAGGAACCTCGGCACAAATGGCCGGCATTGCTATTTACGGATTAAATGCCGTTACCTGCTCAAATAATATTGTAGATAATGTTACGGCAACCGGTGGTTCACCAACACAATTAAAGGGAATTAATTTTGGTGGTGGTACTGTTGGAAATAATATGAATTTTAATGGCAATAGTATTTCTAATATTACACATAATAATCTTTCAGGTTCATCAACTGTGGTTGGATTGTACTTATTTCCAAATACCGTTACAACTAATATTTACGGAAATCATATCTATAAACTTTCAGGAACCACAAGCGATATGATTATTGCCATGTATGGTACATCAGGTACCGGAACACATAACATTTATAATAATTTTATTCAGCAATTATCTGCACCAAATAGTTCACTTACACTTGCCGTAAATGGAATTTATGTTGCTGCCGGTGGAAATACATATAATGTATATAATAATACCATCGCAATAGGGCAGGAGGGTGTTATTTCAGGTGGCGCCGATTTTGGTGTTAGCGGATTTTATCACGGCGCCGGTTTATTAAATCTGCGAAATAATATTATTTATGTAAATGCAACTTCATCAGGTGTTGGTGTAAGTGCATGTGTGCGCAAAGCAACGCCGGGCACTGCAGGAACACCTCCGGTAACAACCAGTATTTCGGCTACAACAGGAAATAATTTTTATTATATCAATATCGGCGCTTATAATTATGTGTATGTGGAAGGTGGTTCTACAGCGACAATTAAAAATGGATATGCTTATGGCGGCGCTACAACTTCGGTTCCCAATAATTTAAATAATGACCCTTGTTTTAATATTTTAACTGCAAGCGATATTACTTCTTATAAATATTTTATGTCGCTGGGCGGCGGTGGTTCGCGTGAGGTAAATAGTTACTACGATATTCCTCATTTTGCCGGCGGTCCTGTATATCCCGATAATTTAAAAATTACTGTTGGCGCTTCCGATTATGCTGAAAGTAATGCCGTTGCTCTTGCATTGGTTACTACCGATTATGAAGGCGATATTCGTCAGGGTGTGGTAGGATATGCCGGCACAGGAACGGCACCTGATATTGGGGCAGATGAAGGTGAATTTGTAGTAGTTACACCCGATTGTTTATTGTTACCTATCGAACTTACTGCTTTTACAGGATGGAACAACGGTGTTGCCAACGAATTACACTGGACTACCGAAACAGAAATTAATTCCGATTATTTCGAAATACAACGTTCTGCAAATGGAATCGATTTTGTTACCATAGGCACTTCACCTGCTGCAGGTAATTCGCTGTTGCCACTCGATTATGTATTTTATGATGATGCACCGTTGAACGGTCTGCAATATTACCGTTTGAAAATGGTGGATATTGATGATACCTATGATTATAGTAATATTATCGCCATCAGAATAAATGATGACAGCTCTGAAGAAATTTATGTTTATCCAAACCCTGCTACTGATTTTATTACCATCGAAATAAATACGGCAACTGCTGATGATATGTTGATGGAAATTTTAGATGTTACCGGAAGAAAAGTAATGAGCAATACTGCTTCACTGCAAGCCGGCGTAACTATTTTACAATATAATATTCAGCATCTTCCAAAAGCAACTTACCTCATTCAATTTACCAATACAGTAACGGGCGAAGTATCAGGTGTGCAGTTTGTAAAGTATTAA
- a CDS encoding T9SS type A sorting domain-containing protein, whose translation MKKLTLLLILFFTIQFVHADDVTATTTPATIGLNNGTIALAIAGGVSPYTFSWTGPGGFSSTEQNITGLAPGEYCVDVTDNYCGTTTVCVTVEEYRPNAITTLQPVDIQIAPNPFTEYLLVEVNVEAGFNAEISITDIDGKIVIQKSANLISGANKITIDELNHLAAGQYNLVITNATQIVGAITVSKM comes from the coding sequence ATGAAAAAATTAACACTACTCTTAATTTTATTTTTTACCATACAATTTGTGCATGCCGATGATGTAACGGCCACAACAACACCTGCTACAATCGGTTTAAATAATGGAACAATAGCACTGGCAATTGCAGGTGGTGTTTCGCCCTACACCTTTAGCTGGACGGGCCCCGGCGGCTTTAGTTCAACCGAACAAAACATTACCGGTTTAGCACCGGGCGAATATTGTGTAGATGTAACCGATAATTATTGCGGAACCACAACCGTTTGTGTTACCGTGGAAGAATATCGGCCCAATGCAATTACAACTTTACAACCTGTCGACATACAAATTGCACCAAATCCGTTTACGGAATATTTGTTGGTAGAGGTAAATGTTGAAGCAGGATTTAATGCAGAAATCAGCATTACAGATATCGATGGGAAAATAGTAATTCAAAAATCCGCAAACTTAATTTCGGGAGCAAATAAAATTACTATTGATGAATTAAATCATTTAGCAGCCGGACAATACAATCTAGTTATAACAAATGCTACACAAATTGTAGGTGCAATAACTGTCTCAAAAATGTAA
- the gatB gene encoding Asp-tRNA(Asn)/Glu-tRNA(Gln) amidotransferase subunit GatB, producing MNVYDKYEVVIGLEVHAQLLTKSKAYSSDIAAYGGEPNTYVSPVTLGHPGTLPVFNKESLKLAIKLGLATNCAITRYNQFARKNYFYSDLPKGYQITQDNTPICTNGYVLIGEYGNEKKIRVHRIHLEEDAGKSIHDLDPFYTLVDLNRAGTPLVEIVTEPDLRSGDEAYAYLTEVRRLVRHLEICDGNMEEGSLRCDANVSVMLKGATEFGVKVEVKNMNSIRNVKRAIDFEIIRQVDAIERGETIIQETRSFDAAKGGTVSMRSKEAAHDYRYFPEPDLQPFIVSDEMIDGIQHDMPALPKALMHKYVEQLKLSVYDAEILTSEKAISNYFEAIIEKTGNYKAAANLMSGPIKSWLNENAKDVEELPITPHHIADIIALIDENKLSFTMASQQLFPALMQHPEKSAADMARELNLLQESDTNFLAELVDEVLAKYPEKVTEFKNGKTGLMGLFMGEVMKLSKGKADPKITSKVLSEKLNN from the coding sequence ATGAACGTTTATGATAAATACGAGGTCGTTATCGGACTTGAAGTGCATGCGCAATTGCTCACAAAATCGAAGGCATACAGCAGCGATATTGCAGCTTATGGCGGTGAGCCGAATACTTATGTGAGTCCGGTTACACTTGGGCATCCGGGCACTTTGCCTGTTTTTAACAAAGAAAGTTTGAAGCTGGCCATTAAACTCGGATTAGCGACAAATTGTGCAATTACACGCTATAATCAGTTTGCACGCAAAAATTACTTTTATTCAGATTTACCGAAAGGATATCAGATTACGCAGGACAATACTCCTATTTGCACCAACGGTTATGTATTAATTGGCGAATACGGCAATGAAAAAAAGATTCGTGTGCACAGAATACATCTTGAAGAAGATGCAGGAAAAAGTATTCATGATTTAGATCCTTTTTATACGCTGGTAGATTTAAACCGAGCAGGAACACCATTAGTGGAAATTGTTACGGAACCGGATTTGCGCAGTGGTGATGAAGCATATGCTTATTTAACCGAAGTGCGCCGATTAGTTCGTCATTTAGAAATATGTGATGGCAATATGGAGGAAGGCAGTTTACGTTGTGATGCAAACGTGAGTGTGATGTTAAAAGGTGCTACTGAATTTGGTGTGAAGGTGGAAGTAAAAAATATGAACTCCATCAGAAATGTAAAACGTGCTATTGATTTTGAAATAATACGACAGGTTGATGCGATTGAACGTGGTGAAACTATAATTCAGGAGACAAGAAGTTTTGATGCAGCAAAAGGTGGAACAGTGAGCATGCGGAGTAAAGAAGCAGCACATGATTATCGTTATTTTCCTGAACCGGATTTACAACCATTTATTGTTAGCGATGAAATGATTGACGGTATACAACACGACATGCCTGCATTACCAAAAGCATTAATGCATAAATATGTGGAGCAGTTAAAATTAAGTGTTTATGATGCTGAAATTTTAACGAGTGAAAAAGCCATCAGCAATTATTTTGAAGCGATAATTGAAAAAACAGGCAACTATAAAGCAGCAGCAAACTTGATGAGTGGTCCGATTAAAAGCTGGCTGAATGAAAATGCAAAAGACGTTGAAGAATTACCTATTACACCACATCATATTGCTGATATAATTGCGTTGATTGATGAAAATAAATTAAGTTTCACCATGGCATCGCAACAATTATTTCCGGCACTGATGCAACATCCTGAAAAAAGTGCTGCGGATATGGCCAGGGAATTAAATTTATTGCAGGAAAGTGATACCAACTTTTTAGCAGAACTGGTGGATGAAGTATTGGCAAAATATCCTGAAAAAGTTACTGAATTTAAAAATGGTAAAACAGGTTTAATGGGTTTATTTATGGGAGAAGTAATGAAACTCAGTAAAGGAAAAGCCGACCCAAAAATTACCAGTAAAGTATTAAGTGAAAAATTAAATAACTAA